The Salvelinus namaycush isolate Seneca chromosome 1, SaNama_1.0, whole genome shotgun sequence genome has a window encoding:
- the LOC120062331 gene encoding myotubularin-related protein 3-like isoform X4, producing the protein MEEEGPQSMECIQANQIFPKKPPVLEEESLQVPFPELHGEFTKYVGRAEDAIIAMSSYRLHIKFKESIVNVPLQLIETVECRDMFQLHVTCKDCKVVRCQFATLEQCQEWLKRLNAAVRPPSCLEDLFSFPFHAWCVDVYAGEKEQHGELCRPGEHVTSWFKNEVERMGFDTQNAWRISDINSKFRLCSSYPQQLLVPAWITDKELENVADFRSWKRFPAVVFRHQSTGAVIARCGQPEVSWWGWRNADDEHLVQSIARACAVDCSSRKHLANGSYINGTIGTNDLVDTDFESSLTNSSEVETLAIQPQKLLILDARSYAAAVANRAKGGGCECPEYYPNCEVVFMGMANIHSIRKSFQSLRFLCTQMPDPANWLSALESTKWLQHLSLLLKAALLVVNAVDRDHRPVLVHCSDGWDRTPQIAALSKLLLDPYYRTIEGFQVLVETEWLDFGHKFADRCGHGENSEDLNERCPVFLQWLDCVHQLQRQFPCSFEFNEAFLVKMVQHSYSCLFGTFLCNSGKEREDRQVRERTCSVWSLLRPANRALRNMLYSSHSETVLHPVCHVRNLMLWTAVYLPSSSPTTPSDESCAPYPVPGANPEDTPLGRRPKTRSFDNLPSACELGSSLAPNRRSSDPNLNEKWQDHRRSLELNIAMGPDGGGAQEGRANGQPGAAGPQAGTADSEPEDSPEGGQIELRDGASKGLLAAGEELELSIELAVAEGQMENILQEATKEEVGADTQREDNAAAPPIAVAQTLIDANVNGRETEKEASTSDGKADKQANINGAENQTEATITNGHHPEKGTDEPEEESSVSPGSPTDVPEEQEEIEKPEEVLVKQVLENHTAQEEPDHNPSTSTPSPAHATLRTITNGFGERTPVAAENHLPPELKSSRHLSEVLVQADKRASLMESSTETLTEEACTRPEAPVQAPICAGPQPCSEGRSQPPCHRRVNGEAEPEQGAPRTSNGGHKRPSVSAFQSLSADPSREGLCNGESLEGEPCSGPHWAKVNGERAPLSRQVSLASCNSLTHHRRGSCSQHRCLHALLGRPAATPSPEQPARSHLDDDGLTLHTDAIQQRLRQIEAGHQMEVETLKKQVQELWSRLESHHHAASLRINGDMGDEVTSMTDSEYNLDASCLSRCSTELFSEASWEQVDKNDTEVTRWYPDHLAAQCYGCESRFWLATRKHHCSDREPVQEELWECILCQLLRPEDTCAKPAAV; encoded by the exons ATG gaggaggaggggccgCAGAGCATGGAATGTATCCAGGCCAATCAGATCTTCCCCAAGAAGCCCCCAGTCCTGGAGGAGGAGAGCCTGCAG GTGCCCTTTCCCGAGCTGCATGGGGAGTTCACAAAGTATGTGGGGAGAGCGGAGGATGCAATCATCGCCATGTCCAGCTACCGCCTGCACATCAAGTTCAAAGAGTCCATCGTAAAT GTCCCTCTGCAGCTCATAGAGACTGTGGAGTGTCGTGACATGTTCCAGCTCCATGTCACCTGCAAGGACTGTAAGGTCGTCAG GTGTCAGTTCGCCACCTTAGAGCAGTGTCAGGAGTGGCTGAAGCGGTTGAACGCTGCGGTCCGCCCTCCGTCTTGCTTGGAGgacctcttctccttccccttcCATGCCTGGTGTGTGGACGTGTACGCCGGGGAGAAGGAGCAGCACGGGGAGCTGTGCAGGCCAG GAGAGCATGTGACCTCCTGGTTCAAGAATGAGGTGGAGAGGATGGGCTTTGACACTCAAAATGCCTGGAGGATATCTGACATCAACAGCAAGTTCAG GCTGTGCTCCAGCTATCCGCAGCAGCTCCTGGTGCCAGCCTGGATCACAGACAAGGAGCTGGAGAACGTGGCAGACTTCCGCTCCTGGAAGAGGTTCCCGGCCGTTGTGTTCAG gCACCAGAGCACTGGGGCTGTGATCGCCCGCTGCGGCCAGCCGGAGGTCAGTTGGTGGGGCTGGAGGAATGCAGACGACGAGCACCTGGTCCAGTCCATCGCCAGGGCCTGTGCTGTGGACTGCAGCTCCCGCAAACACCTGGCAAACGGATCCTACATCAATGGAACCATCGGCACCAATGACCTCGTGGACACTGACTTCG AATCGTCCCTGACGAACAGCTCGGAGGTAGAGACGCTGGCCATCCAGCCACAAAAGCTGCTGATCCTGGATGCCAGGTCCTATGCAGCCGCTGTGGCCAACAGGGCCAAGGGAGGGGGCTGTGAATGCCCAG AGTACTACCCCAACTGTGAGGTTGTGTTCATGGGCATGGCCAACATTCACTCCATCCGCAAGAGTTTCCAGTCCCTGCGCTTCCTCTGCACACAGATGCCAGACCCGGCCAA CTGGCTGTCTGCTCTGGAGAGCACCAAGTGGCTGCAGCACCTGTCTCTGCTGCTGAAGGCTGCCCTGCTGGTGGTGAACGCTGTGGACCGCGACCACAGACCTGTTCTGGTGCACTGCTCTGACGGATGGGACCGCACGCCCCAGATCGCTGCCCTGTCCAAGCTCTTGTTGGACCCATACTACCGCACCATTGAG GGTTTCCAGGTGCTGGTGGAGACTGAGTGGCTGGACTTTGGCCATAAGTTTGCTGACCGCTGTGGCCACGGGGAGAACTCCGAGGACCTGAACGAGCGCTGCCCGGTCTTCCTGCAGTGGCTGGACTGTGTTCACCAGCTCCAAAGGCAGTTCCCATGCTCCTTTGAATTCAATGAGGCCTTCCTG GTGAAGATGGTGCAGCATTCCTACTCATGTCTGTTTGGCACCTTCCTGTGCAACAGTGGTAAGGAGAGGGAGGACCGTCAGGTTCGGGAGAGGACCTGCTCCGTGTGGTCACTGCTGCGACCAGCCAACCGCGCCTTGAGGAACATGCTCTACTCCTCCCACTCCGAGACT GTGCTCCACCCAGTGTGTCATGTACGTAACCTGATGCTGTGGACAGCAGTCTACCTTCCCAGCTCCTCTCCCACCACGCCCTCTGACGAGTCGTGTGCACCCTATCCTGTGCCTGGTGCCAACCCTGAGGACACTCCCCTGGGCAG ACGTCCGAAGACCCGTTCCTTCGATAACTTGCCCAGCGCATGTGAGCTGGGGAGCTCGCTTGCCCCCAACCGGCGCTCCAGTGACCCAAACCTAAATGAGAAGTGGCAGGACCACCGGCGCTCTCTGGAGCTCAACATCGCTATGGGGCCCGACGGAGGGGGAGCTCAGGAAGGGCGTGCTAACGGCCAGCCTGGAGCAGCAGGGCCTCAGGCAGGCACGGCCGACTCTGAGCCGGAAGACAGCCCTGAAGGAGGGCAGATTGAGCTGAGAGACGGAGCCTCCAAGGGGTTGTTAGCAGCAGGAGAAGAGCTTGAGCTCTCCATTGAGCTGGCTGTGGCAGAGGGACAGATGGAGAACATTCTCCAGGAAGCAACAAAGGAGGAGGTTGGTGCCGATACTCAGAGAGAAGATAACGCTGCTGCTCCTCCTATTGCTGTGGCTCAAACTCTGATTGATGCTAACGTTAATGGAAGAGAGACGGAGAAAGAGGCCAGCACCAGTGATGGTAAGGCTGATAAACAAGCTAACATCAATGGGGCTGAGAATCAGACGGAGGCTACTATCACTAATGGGCATCACCCAGAGAAGGGCACAGATGAGCCTGAGGAGGAGTCTAGTGTCTCTCCAGGCAGTCCCACGGACGTtccagaggagcaggaggagataGAGAAGCCGGAAGAAGTGCTGGTGAAGCAGGTTCTGGAGAACCATACTGCCCAGGAGGAGCCAGACCACAACCCTAGCACCAGCACCCCCAGCCCAGCCCACGCTACCCTTAGAACTATAACCAATGGCTTTGGAGAGAGGACACCAGTGGCTGCTGAGAATCACCTTCCACCAGAGCTTAAGTCCAGCAGACACCTCTCAGAGGTCCTGGTGCAGGCTGACAAGAGGGCCTCCCTCATGGAGAGCTCAACAGAGACTCTGACTGAAGAGGCCTGCACCAGGCCAGAGGCCCCAGTGCAGGCACCCATCTGTGCAGGCCCCCAGCCCTGCTCTGAAGGCAGGAGTCAACCCCCCTGCCACAGGAGAGTGAACGGGGAGGCAGAGCCAGAGCAGGGGGCACCCAGGACTTCAAATGGAGGACACAAGCGGCCCTCTGTCAGTGCCTTCCAGTCTTTGAGTGCTGATCCCAGCAGGGAGGGACTGTGTAATGGCGAGAGCTTGGAGGGGGAGCCCTGCAGTGGCCCTCACTGGGCCAAGGTGAATGGGGAGCGGGCCCCACTGAGCCGCCAGGTGTCCCTGGCCTCCTGCAACTCCCTGACCCACCACCGCCGGGGCAGCTGCTCCCAGCACCGCTGCCTCCATGCCCTACTGGGGCGCCCCGCCGCCACACCCAGCCCCGAGCAGCCGGCCCGCAGTCACCTGGACGATGACGGGCTGACGCTCCACACGGACGCCATCCAGCAGCGGTTGAGGCAGATCGAGGCAGGCCACCAGATGGAGGTGGAGACGCTGAAGAAGCAGGTGCAGGAGCTGTGGAGCCGCCTGGAGAGCCATCACCACGCGGCGTCCCTCAGGATCAACGGAGATATGGGAGACGAAGTG ACCTCAATGACAGACTCTGAGTATAACCTGGATGCTAGCTGCCTGTCCCGCTGCAGCACAGAGCTCTTCTCCGAGGCTAGCTGGGAGCAGGTGGACAAGAATGACACTGAG GTGACCCGCTGGTACCCGGACCACTTGGCAGCCCAGTGCTACGGGTGTGAGAGTAGGTTCTGGCTCGCCACCAGGAAGCATCACTGCAG TGACAGGGAGCCTGTCCAAGAG
- the LOC120062331 gene encoding myotubularin-related protein 3-like isoform X1, whose translation MEEEGPQSMECIQANQIFPKKPPVLEEESLQVPFPELHGEFTKYVGRAEDAIIAMSSYRLHIKFKESIVNVPLQLIETVECRDMFQLHVTCKDCKVVRCQFATLEQCQEWLKRLNAAVRPPSCLEDLFSFPFHAWCVDVYAGEKEQHGELCRPGEHVTSWFKNEVERMGFDTQNAWRISDINSKFRLCSSYPQQLLVPAWITDKELENVADFRSWKRFPAVVFRHQSTGAVIARCGQPEVSWWGWRNADDEHLVQSIARACAVDCSSRKHLANGSYINGTIGTNDLVDTDFESSLTNSSEVETLAIQPQKLLILDARSYAAAVANRAKGGGCECPEYYPNCEVVFMGMANIHSIRKSFQSLRFLCTQMPDPANWLSALESTKWLQHLSLLLKAALLVVNAVDRDHRPVLVHCSDGWDRTPQIAALSKLLLDPYYRTIEGFQVLVETEWLDFGHKFADRCGHGENSEDLNERCPVFLQWLDCVHQLQRQFPCSFEFNEAFLVKMVQHSYSCLFGTFLCNSGKEREDRQVRERTCSVWSLLRPANRALRNMLYSSHSETVLHPVCHVRNLMLWTAVYLPSSSPTTPSDESCAPYPVPGANPEDTPLGRRPKTRSFDNLPSACELGSSLAPNRRSSDPNLNEKWQDHRRSLELNIAMGPDGGGAQEGRANGQPGAAGPQAGTADSEPEDSPEGGQIELRDGASKGLLAAGEELELSIELAVAEGQMENILQEATKEEVGADTQREDNAAAPPIAVAQTLIDANVNGRETEKEASTSDGKADKQANINGAENQTEATITNGHHPEKGTDEPEEESSVSPGSPTDVPEEQEEIEKPEEVLVKQVLENHTAQEEPDHNPSTSTPSPAHATLRTITNGFGERTPVAAENHLPPELKSSRHLSEVLVQADKRASLMESSTETLTEEACTRPEAPVQAPICAGPQPCSEGRSQPPCHRRVNGEAEPEQGAPRTSNGGHKRPSVSAFQSLSADPSREGLCNGESLEGEPCSGPHWAKVNGERAPLSRQVSLASCNSLTHHRRGSCSQHRCLHALLGRPAATPSPEQPARSHLDDDGLTLHTDAIQQRLRQIEAGHQMEVETLKKQVQELWSRLESHHHAASLRINGDMGDEVTSMTDSEYNLDASCLSRCSTELFSEASWEQVDKNDTEVTRWYPDHLAAQCYGCESRFWLATRKHHCSDREPVQEVWNCGNVFCASCCDQKIPVPSQQLFEPTRVCKTCYGSLQINTAPNPMELELEEPITTSSN comes from the exons ATG gaggaggaggggccgCAGAGCATGGAATGTATCCAGGCCAATCAGATCTTCCCCAAGAAGCCCCCAGTCCTGGAGGAGGAGAGCCTGCAG GTGCCCTTTCCCGAGCTGCATGGGGAGTTCACAAAGTATGTGGGGAGAGCGGAGGATGCAATCATCGCCATGTCCAGCTACCGCCTGCACATCAAGTTCAAAGAGTCCATCGTAAAT GTCCCTCTGCAGCTCATAGAGACTGTGGAGTGTCGTGACATGTTCCAGCTCCATGTCACCTGCAAGGACTGTAAGGTCGTCAG GTGTCAGTTCGCCACCTTAGAGCAGTGTCAGGAGTGGCTGAAGCGGTTGAACGCTGCGGTCCGCCCTCCGTCTTGCTTGGAGgacctcttctccttccccttcCATGCCTGGTGTGTGGACGTGTACGCCGGGGAGAAGGAGCAGCACGGGGAGCTGTGCAGGCCAG GAGAGCATGTGACCTCCTGGTTCAAGAATGAGGTGGAGAGGATGGGCTTTGACACTCAAAATGCCTGGAGGATATCTGACATCAACAGCAAGTTCAG GCTGTGCTCCAGCTATCCGCAGCAGCTCCTGGTGCCAGCCTGGATCACAGACAAGGAGCTGGAGAACGTGGCAGACTTCCGCTCCTGGAAGAGGTTCCCGGCCGTTGTGTTCAG gCACCAGAGCACTGGGGCTGTGATCGCCCGCTGCGGCCAGCCGGAGGTCAGTTGGTGGGGCTGGAGGAATGCAGACGACGAGCACCTGGTCCAGTCCATCGCCAGGGCCTGTGCTGTGGACTGCAGCTCCCGCAAACACCTGGCAAACGGATCCTACATCAATGGAACCATCGGCACCAATGACCTCGTGGACACTGACTTCG AATCGTCCCTGACGAACAGCTCGGAGGTAGAGACGCTGGCCATCCAGCCACAAAAGCTGCTGATCCTGGATGCCAGGTCCTATGCAGCCGCTGTGGCCAACAGGGCCAAGGGAGGGGGCTGTGAATGCCCAG AGTACTACCCCAACTGTGAGGTTGTGTTCATGGGCATGGCCAACATTCACTCCATCCGCAAGAGTTTCCAGTCCCTGCGCTTCCTCTGCACACAGATGCCAGACCCGGCCAA CTGGCTGTCTGCTCTGGAGAGCACCAAGTGGCTGCAGCACCTGTCTCTGCTGCTGAAGGCTGCCCTGCTGGTGGTGAACGCTGTGGACCGCGACCACAGACCTGTTCTGGTGCACTGCTCTGACGGATGGGACCGCACGCCCCAGATCGCTGCCCTGTCCAAGCTCTTGTTGGACCCATACTACCGCACCATTGAG GGTTTCCAGGTGCTGGTGGAGACTGAGTGGCTGGACTTTGGCCATAAGTTTGCTGACCGCTGTGGCCACGGGGAGAACTCCGAGGACCTGAACGAGCGCTGCCCGGTCTTCCTGCAGTGGCTGGACTGTGTTCACCAGCTCCAAAGGCAGTTCCCATGCTCCTTTGAATTCAATGAGGCCTTCCTG GTGAAGATGGTGCAGCATTCCTACTCATGTCTGTTTGGCACCTTCCTGTGCAACAGTGGTAAGGAGAGGGAGGACCGTCAGGTTCGGGAGAGGACCTGCTCCGTGTGGTCACTGCTGCGACCAGCCAACCGCGCCTTGAGGAACATGCTCTACTCCTCCCACTCCGAGACT GTGCTCCACCCAGTGTGTCATGTACGTAACCTGATGCTGTGGACAGCAGTCTACCTTCCCAGCTCCTCTCCCACCACGCCCTCTGACGAGTCGTGTGCACCCTATCCTGTGCCTGGTGCCAACCCTGAGGACACTCCCCTGGGCAG ACGTCCGAAGACCCGTTCCTTCGATAACTTGCCCAGCGCATGTGAGCTGGGGAGCTCGCTTGCCCCCAACCGGCGCTCCAGTGACCCAAACCTAAATGAGAAGTGGCAGGACCACCGGCGCTCTCTGGAGCTCAACATCGCTATGGGGCCCGACGGAGGGGGAGCTCAGGAAGGGCGTGCTAACGGCCAGCCTGGAGCAGCAGGGCCTCAGGCAGGCACGGCCGACTCTGAGCCGGAAGACAGCCCTGAAGGAGGGCAGATTGAGCTGAGAGACGGAGCCTCCAAGGGGTTGTTAGCAGCAGGAGAAGAGCTTGAGCTCTCCATTGAGCTGGCTGTGGCAGAGGGACAGATGGAGAACATTCTCCAGGAAGCAACAAAGGAGGAGGTTGGTGCCGATACTCAGAGAGAAGATAACGCTGCTGCTCCTCCTATTGCTGTGGCTCAAACTCTGATTGATGCTAACGTTAATGGAAGAGAGACGGAGAAAGAGGCCAGCACCAGTGATGGTAAGGCTGATAAACAAGCTAACATCAATGGGGCTGAGAATCAGACGGAGGCTACTATCACTAATGGGCATCACCCAGAGAAGGGCACAGATGAGCCTGAGGAGGAGTCTAGTGTCTCTCCAGGCAGTCCCACGGACGTtccagaggagcaggaggagataGAGAAGCCGGAAGAAGTGCTGGTGAAGCAGGTTCTGGAGAACCATACTGCCCAGGAGGAGCCAGACCACAACCCTAGCACCAGCACCCCCAGCCCAGCCCACGCTACCCTTAGAACTATAACCAATGGCTTTGGAGAGAGGACACCAGTGGCTGCTGAGAATCACCTTCCACCAGAGCTTAAGTCCAGCAGACACCTCTCAGAGGTCCTGGTGCAGGCTGACAAGAGGGCCTCCCTCATGGAGAGCTCAACAGAGACTCTGACTGAAGAGGCCTGCACCAGGCCAGAGGCCCCAGTGCAGGCACCCATCTGTGCAGGCCCCCAGCCCTGCTCTGAAGGCAGGAGTCAACCCCCCTGCCACAGGAGAGTGAACGGGGAGGCAGAGCCAGAGCAGGGGGCACCCAGGACTTCAAATGGAGGACACAAGCGGCCCTCTGTCAGTGCCTTCCAGTCTTTGAGTGCTGATCCCAGCAGGGAGGGACTGTGTAATGGCGAGAGCTTGGAGGGGGAGCCCTGCAGTGGCCCTCACTGGGCCAAGGTGAATGGGGAGCGGGCCCCACTGAGCCGCCAGGTGTCCCTGGCCTCCTGCAACTCCCTGACCCACCACCGCCGGGGCAGCTGCTCCCAGCACCGCTGCCTCCATGCCCTACTGGGGCGCCCCGCCGCCACACCCAGCCCCGAGCAGCCGGCCCGCAGTCACCTGGACGATGACGGGCTGACGCTCCACACGGACGCCATCCAGCAGCGGTTGAGGCAGATCGAGGCAGGCCACCAGATGGAGGTGGAGACGCTGAAGAAGCAGGTGCAGGAGCTGTGGAGCCGCCTGGAGAGCCATCACCACGCGGCGTCCCTCAGGATCAACGGAGATATGGGAGACGAAGTG ACCTCAATGACAGACTCTGAGTATAACCTGGATGCTAGCTGCCTGTCCCGCTGCAGCACAGAGCTCTTCTCCGAGGCTAGCTGGGAGCAGGTGGACAAGAATGACACTGAG GTGACCCGCTGGTACCCGGACCACTTGGCAGCCCAGTGCTACGGGTGTGAGAGTAGGTTCTGGCTCGCCACCAGGAAGCATCACTGCAG TGACAGGGAGCCTGTCCAAGAGGTCTG
- the LOC120062331 gene encoding myotubularin-related protein 3-like isoform X3: MEEEGPQSMECIQANQIFPKKPPVLEEESLQVPFPELHGEFTKYVGRAEDAIIAMSSYRLHIKFKESIVNVPLQLIETVECRDMFQLHVTCKDCKVVRCQFATLEQCQEWLKRLNAAVRPPSCLEDLFSFPFHAWCVDVYAGEKEQHGELCRPGEHVTSWFKNEVERMGFDTQNAWRISDINSKFRLCSSYPQQLLVPAWITDKELENVADFRSWKRFPAVVFRHQSTGAVIARCGQPEVSWWGWRNADDEHLVQSIARACAVDCSSRKHLANGSYINGTIGTNDLVDTDFESSLTNSSEVETLAIQPQKLLILDARSYAAAVANRAKGGGCECPEYYPNCEVVFMGMANIHSIRKSFQSLRFLCTQMPDPANWLSALESTKWLQHLSLLLKAALLVVNAVDRDHRPVLVHCSDGWDRTPQIAALSKLLLDPYYRTIEGFQVLVETEWLDFGHKFADRCGHGENSEDLNERCPVFLQWLDCVHQLQRQFPCSFEFNEAFLVKMVQHSYSCLFGTFLCNSGKEREDRQVRERTCSVWSLLRPANRALRNMLYSSHSETVLHPVCHVRNLMLWTAVYLPSSSPTTPSDESCAPYPVPGANPEDTPLGRRPKTRSFDNLPSACELGSSLAPNRRSSDPNLNEKWQDHRRSLELNIAMGPDGGGAQEGRANGQPGAAGPQAGTADSEPEDSPEGGQIELRDGASKGLLAAGEELELSIELAVAEGQMENILQEATKEEVGADTQREDNAAAPPIAVAQTLIDANVNGRETEKEASTSDGKADKQANINGAENQTEATITNGHHPEKGTDEPEEESSVSPGSPTDVPEEQEEIEKPEEVLVKQVLENHTAQEEPDHNPSTSTPSPAHATLRTITNGFGERTPVAAENHLPPELKSSRHLSEVLVQADKRASLMESSTETLTEEACTRPEAPVQAPICAGPQPCSEGRSQPPCHRRVNGEAEPEQGAPRTSNGGHKRPSVSAFQSLSADPSREGLCNGESLEGEPCSGPHWAKVNGERAPLSRQVSLASCNSLTHHRRGSCSQHRCLHALLGRPAATPSPEQPARSHLDDDGLTLHTDAIQQRLRQIEAGHQMEVETLKKQVQELWSRLESHHHAASLRINGDMGDEVTSMTDSEYNLDASCLSRCSTELFSEASWEQVDKNDTEVTRWYPDHLAAQCYGCESRFWLATRKHHCRNCGNVFCASCCDQKIPVPSQQLFEPTRVCKTCYGSLQINTAPNPMELELEEPITTSSN, encoded by the exons ATG gaggaggaggggccgCAGAGCATGGAATGTATCCAGGCCAATCAGATCTTCCCCAAGAAGCCCCCAGTCCTGGAGGAGGAGAGCCTGCAG GTGCCCTTTCCCGAGCTGCATGGGGAGTTCACAAAGTATGTGGGGAGAGCGGAGGATGCAATCATCGCCATGTCCAGCTACCGCCTGCACATCAAGTTCAAAGAGTCCATCGTAAAT GTCCCTCTGCAGCTCATAGAGACTGTGGAGTGTCGTGACATGTTCCAGCTCCATGTCACCTGCAAGGACTGTAAGGTCGTCAG GTGTCAGTTCGCCACCTTAGAGCAGTGTCAGGAGTGGCTGAAGCGGTTGAACGCTGCGGTCCGCCCTCCGTCTTGCTTGGAGgacctcttctccttccccttcCATGCCTGGTGTGTGGACGTGTACGCCGGGGAGAAGGAGCAGCACGGGGAGCTGTGCAGGCCAG GAGAGCATGTGACCTCCTGGTTCAAGAATGAGGTGGAGAGGATGGGCTTTGACACTCAAAATGCCTGGAGGATATCTGACATCAACAGCAAGTTCAG GCTGTGCTCCAGCTATCCGCAGCAGCTCCTGGTGCCAGCCTGGATCACAGACAAGGAGCTGGAGAACGTGGCAGACTTCCGCTCCTGGAAGAGGTTCCCGGCCGTTGTGTTCAG gCACCAGAGCACTGGGGCTGTGATCGCCCGCTGCGGCCAGCCGGAGGTCAGTTGGTGGGGCTGGAGGAATGCAGACGACGAGCACCTGGTCCAGTCCATCGCCAGGGCCTGTGCTGTGGACTGCAGCTCCCGCAAACACCTGGCAAACGGATCCTACATCAATGGAACCATCGGCACCAATGACCTCGTGGACACTGACTTCG AATCGTCCCTGACGAACAGCTCGGAGGTAGAGACGCTGGCCATCCAGCCACAAAAGCTGCTGATCCTGGATGCCAGGTCCTATGCAGCCGCTGTGGCCAACAGGGCCAAGGGAGGGGGCTGTGAATGCCCAG AGTACTACCCCAACTGTGAGGTTGTGTTCATGGGCATGGCCAACATTCACTCCATCCGCAAGAGTTTCCAGTCCCTGCGCTTCCTCTGCACACAGATGCCAGACCCGGCCAA CTGGCTGTCTGCTCTGGAGAGCACCAAGTGGCTGCAGCACCTGTCTCTGCTGCTGAAGGCTGCCCTGCTGGTGGTGAACGCTGTGGACCGCGACCACAGACCTGTTCTGGTGCACTGCTCTGACGGATGGGACCGCACGCCCCAGATCGCTGCCCTGTCCAAGCTCTTGTTGGACCCATACTACCGCACCATTGAG GGTTTCCAGGTGCTGGTGGAGACTGAGTGGCTGGACTTTGGCCATAAGTTTGCTGACCGCTGTGGCCACGGGGAGAACTCCGAGGACCTGAACGAGCGCTGCCCGGTCTTCCTGCAGTGGCTGGACTGTGTTCACCAGCTCCAAAGGCAGTTCCCATGCTCCTTTGAATTCAATGAGGCCTTCCTG GTGAAGATGGTGCAGCATTCCTACTCATGTCTGTTTGGCACCTTCCTGTGCAACAGTGGTAAGGAGAGGGAGGACCGTCAGGTTCGGGAGAGGACCTGCTCCGTGTGGTCACTGCTGCGACCAGCCAACCGCGCCTTGAGGAACATGCTCTACTCCTCCCACTCCGAGACT GTGCTCCACCCAGTGTGTCATGTACGTAACCTGATGCTGTGGACAGCAGTCTACCTTCCCAGCTCCTCTCCCACCACGCCCTCTGACGAGTCGTGTGCACCCTATCCTGTGCCTGGTGCCAACCCTGAGGACACTCCCCTGGGCAG ACGTCCGAAGACCCGTTCCTTCGATAACTTGCCCAGCGCATGTGAGCTGGGGAGCTCGCTTGCCCCCAACCGGCGCTCCAGTGACCCAAACCTAAATGAGAAGTGGCAGGACCACCGGCGCTCTCTGGAGCTCAACATCGCTATGGGGCCCGACGGAGGGGGAGCTCAGGAAGGGCGTGCTAACGGCCAGCCTGGAGCAGCAGGGCCTCAGGCAGGCACGGCCGACTCTGAGCCGGAAGACAGCCCTGAAGGAGGGCAGATTGAGCTGAGAGACGGAGCCTCCAAGGGGTTGTTAGCAGCAGGAGAAGAGCTTGAGCTCTCCATTGAGCTGGCTGTGGCAGAGGGACAGATGGAGAACATTCTCCAGGAAGCAACAAAGGAGGAGGTTGGTGCCGATACTCAGAGAGAAGATAACGCTGCTGCTCCTCCTATTGCTGTGGCTCAAACTCTGATTGATGCTAACGTTAATGGAAGAGAGACGGAGAAAGAGGCCAGCACCAGTGATGGTAAGGCTGATAAACAAGCTAACATCAATGGGGCTGAGAATCAGACGGAGGCTACTATCACTAATGGGCATCACCCAGAGAAGGGCACAGATGAGCCTGAGGAGGAGTCTAGTGTCTCTCCAGGCAGTCCCACGGACGTtccagaggagcaggaggagataGAGAAGCCGGAAGAAGTGCTGGTGAAGCAGGTTCTGGAGAACCATACTGCCCAGGAGGAGCCAGACCACAACCCTAGCACCAGCACCCCCAGCCCAGCCCACGCTACCCTTAGAACTATAACCAATGGCTTTGGAGAGAGGACACCAGTGGCTGCTGAGAATCACCTTCCACCAGAGCTTAAGTCCAGCAGACACCTCTCAGAGGTCCTGGTGCAGGCTGACAAGAGGGCCTCCCTCATGGAGAGCTCAACAGAGACTCTGACTGAAGAGGCCTGCACCAGGCCAGAGGCCCCAGTGCAGGCACCCATCTGTGCAGGCCCCCAGCCCTGCTCTGAAGGCAGGAGTCAACCCCCCTGCCACAGGAGAGTGAACGGGGAGGCAGAGCCAGAGCAGGGGGCACCCAGGACTTCAAATGGAGGACACAAGCGGCCCTCTGTCAGTGCCTTCCAGTCTTTGAGTGCTGATCCCAGCAGGGAGGGACTGTGTAATGGCGAGAGCTTGGAGGGGGAGCCCTGCAGTGGCCCTCACTGGGCCAAGGTGAATGGGGAGCGGGCCCCACTGAGCCGCCAGGTGTCCCTGGCCTCCTGCAACTCCCTGACCCACCACCGCCGGGGCAGCTGCTCCCAGCACCGCTGCCTCCATGCCCTACTGGGGCGCCCCGCCGCCACACCCAGCCCCGAGCAGCCGGCCCGCAGTCACCTGGACGATGACGGGCTGACGCTCCACACGGACGCCATCCAGCAGCGGTTGAGGCAGATCGAGGCAGGCCACCAGATGGAGGTGGAGACGCTGAAGAAGCAGGTGCAGGAGCTGTGGAGCCGCCTGGAGAGCCATCACCACGCGGCGTCCCTCAGGATCAACGGAGATATGGGAGACGAAGTG ACCTCAATGACAGACTCTGAGTATAACCTGGATGCTAGCTGCCTGTCCCGCTGCAGCACAGAGCTCTTCTCCGAGGCTAGCTGGGAGCAGGTGGACAAGAATGACACTGAG GTGACCCGCTGGTACCCGGACCACTTGGCAGCCCAGTGCTACGGGTGTGAGAGTAGGTTCTGGCTCGCCACCAGGAAGCATCACTGCAG